The following DNA comes from Arthrobacter sp. SLBN-83.
CAACCCCACGCTCGCGCAGGTGTTCCACTGCGGTGCGGATCTGCTGCAGGGACACACCGGTATCGAGGAGCCGCTTGACCACCTTGAGCACCAGGATGTCGCGGAATCCGTACAGCCGCTGGGATCCGGATCCTGCGGCGCCCCGGACGGCCGGTTCCACGAGGCCGGTACGGGCCCAGTAATCAAGCTGGCGGTAGGTGATGCCTGCAGCCTTGCAGGCGGTGGGCCCGCGGTAGCCGGCGTCTTCGTCCAGTACGGGTAGGTCCTCGGTAAACAGGAGGCCCTGGGCACCACTTACGGGCACAGCAACACCAGCCTTGGGCTGCTTTAGCCCACCTGCTTCGCCTTTGGGACTCACCTGGATCCTCCTTGTCGTACGCTCCCTTGGTACTGATACGGCTGCTGGGCCTGAAGACCATGCGTGTAATTTTTCCGCGGGGCGCACTTTCCAGTGTGACTTGCGCGGCTGCCGTAAGCAAGGAAACTTGATACTTCGACGTTAGGCCCGGCGGGTCCGGAGGTCAAAGACCTTCGGGGCTTTGAAGAGGCGTGTCGAAACTTTCAGCCTTAACTTTAACCTTAACGTGACCTTAGCCGTCGAAATCCTCGGGCTCCACGTCGTCCAGGAACTCGCGGAAGCGGCGCATTTCGCGTTCCTCATCGACGGTGGGGCCGGGCTCGGTGTCCTCCCCCTCGTCGTGCTCGGTAATGCGGACTCCAGCCTCGTCCATCACCGAATCGGCGCACCAGATCCGGCACTTGGCGCGCAGTGCCACCGCCAGCGCGTCCGAAGCACGCGAGCTGACCGTGGTTCCGTTCTCGAACTGCAGCTGCCCGTAGAAAATGTTGTCCTCGACCGCCACGATGTTCACGCTGACCACGGAGTGGCCCAGGGACTCCACGACGTCCACGAGCAGGTCATGGGTCATGGGCCGGGGCGGGACCACACCCTGCTGGGCCAGTGCGATGGCGCTGGCTTCCGGGGTGCCGATCCAGATGGGCACGTGGCGTTCGCCGTGCATCTCCTTGAGCAGGACCAGCGGCTGGTTGGAAGGCAGTTCAATGCGAACGCCTACAATCTCGACTTCAATCATCAGATGTCCATGCGTGAGATGTGGTCCTGCACCAGGGCCCTGTGCAGGGTGAGGCAGAGGTCGCTGATTTCGCGGGCGGCCTCGGCTGCCCGCGCCTGCGATGCCGAATCCTTGCGGGAGGCAAGCGGCGCGACCGCACGTTCCACCAGGCCGAATTCCCTTTCGGCCGCTGCCTGGAAGGGCCTCAGGTGACGGGGTTCCAGGCCGTGGCTTTCCAACTGGACGCAGGCGCGGGCAACCTGGAGGGCGTGCTCGTCGAACTGTCCGTTGCTGTGGCTGATGAGGCCGAAGCTCAAGAGGGACTGCAGCAGGGGAACGCTGGCGCCGGATTCTGTGCGGAGCTGTTCCTCGCTGAGCTTTCGGCCGCGGTTCTGCAGCTCGGCGGCCAGCTCGTCGGAAACGATGCGGGGCGAAACCACGACGCCGGGCGGCAGGTTCTCCGGGCGCTCTCCCCTGTCGATGGCATCAAGATAGTCCTTGATGACTTTCAGGGGCAGGTACTGATCCCGCTGCAGGGCCAGCACAAAGC
Coding sequences within:
- a CDS encoding MerR family transcriptional regulator, producing MSPKGEAGGLKQPKAGVAVPVSGAQGLLFTEDLPVLDEDAGYRGPTACKAAGITYRQLDYWARTGLVEPAVRGAAGSGSQRLYGFRDILVLKVVKRLLDTGVSLQQIRTAVEHLRERGVEDLAQITLMSDGASVYECTSADEVIDLVQGGQGVFGIAVGRVWREVEGSLASLPSEHAAEQSFPDDELSKRRAARKIS
- a CDS encoding bifunctional nuclease family protein, coding for MIEVEIVGVRIELPSNQPLVLLKEMHGERHVPIWIGTPEASAIALAQQGVVPPRPMTHDLLVDVVESLGHSVVSVNIVAVEDNIFYGQLQFENGTTVSSRASDALAVALRAKCRIWCADSVMDEAGVRITEHDEGEDTEPGPTVDEEREMRRFREFLDDVEPEDFDG
- the ftsR gene encoding transcriptional regulator FtsR — translated: MAQPERRGPQVLNIGEVLAQLSADFPGMTASKIRFLEEKGLINPRRTPAGYRQYSDGDVERLRFVLALQRDQYLPLKVIKDYLDAIDRGERPENLPPGVVVSPRIVSDELAAELQNRGRKLSEEQLRTESGASVPLLQSLLSFGLISHSNGQFDEHALQVARACVQLESHGLEPRHLRPFQAAAEREFGLVERAVAPLASRKDSASQARAAEAAREISDLCLTLHRALVQDHISRMDI